One genomic segment of Clostridium estertheticum subsp. estertheticum includes these proteins:
- a CDS encoding DsrE/DsrF/DrsH-like family protein, which yields MDKKLSLIMFSGEYDKALAGLILANSAKELGMEVSMFFAFWGLLLLRDPDKIINGGKSSLEKLMGAMTPKGPEELPLSNMNFSGFGKKMLEVMMKEDGTPTLSKFLEGAVKKGVKFYGCKLSMEVMGLKKEELIPELEVIEAKDYLKDAIESDIQLFI from the coding sequence ATGGATAAAAAGCTAAGTCTAATAATGTTTAGTGGAGAATATGACAAAGCTTTAGCTGGATTAATATTGGCAAACTCAGCTAAGGAATTAGGAATGGAAGTATCTATGTTTTTTGCTTTCTGGGGTCTACTTTTGTTAAGGGACCCTGATAAAATTATAAACGGTGGTAAGTCTTCATTAGAAAAACTTATGGGTGCAATGACTCCAAAAGGTCCAGAAGAATTACCACTATCTAATATGAACTTCAGTGGTTTCGGAAAAAAAATGCTTGAGGTTATGATGAAAGAAGATGGCACACCAACTCTTTCAAAATTTTTAGAAGGTGCCGTAAAAAAAGGTGTTAAGTTCTATGGATGTAAATTATCAATGGAAGTTATGGGATTGAAAAAAGAAGAACTTATTCCTGAACTTGAAGTTATTGAAGCAAAAGATTATTTAAAGGATGCTATTGAGTCCGATATACAATTATTTATATAA
- a CDS encoding MBOAT family O-acyltransferase: MQFTSIKFLMFFMIVSVLYYVIPHKLRWVWLLICSYFFYMVLNPKYAILIATSTIITYLSGLLIEKANKISNERKSIQFKKLWVFASFSSNLGILFLFKYYNFFNESLSHLLHAFSISNHAPSFDYLLPLGISFYTLQALSYTVDVYRNDVLAEKNIGKYALFVSFFPQVVAGPIEKSKNMLHQFDEKHNFNYDRVKNGLLLMLWGVFIKIVVSDRLAVLVNTVYNNPNHYKGFTTFTATLFFSFQIYCDFMSYSDIARGAVEVLGFKVTNNFHQPYLSRSIKEFWSRWHISLTSWFKDYLYFPLGGNRRGNFRANYNIMIVFIVSGLWHGATFNFIIWGGLHGLYQIVANFTKPLRKKIVKTFKIKTDVFSFKFFQVFITFMLVNFAWIFFKASSLSTAITIIKNIFYFNPWVLINGSIFELGLDSKDFFIALVGIILVLTVDILRRTKDLRTSLAKQNIMFRWAIYVGAAVVILIFGLYGPGYSMQQFIYSQF, encoded by the coding sequence ATGCAATTTACTTCAATAAAATTTTTAATGTTTTTTATGATTGTTTCTGTTTTATATTATGTAATCCCGCATAAACTTCGATGGGTTTGGCTGCTAATATGCAGTTATTTCTTTTATATGGTCTTAAATCCTAAATATGCAATATTAATAGCTACATCGACTATCATCACATATTTAAGTGGTTTACTAATTGAAAAAGCAAATAAGATAAGCAATGAAAGAAAATCTATTCAATTTAAAAAATTATGGGTTTTTGCAAGTTTTTCTAGTAATTTGGGTATCTTATTTTTGTTCAAATATTACAATTTTTTTAATGAGAGTTTATCACATTTATTACATGCATTTAGCATCTCAAATCATGCACCATCTTTTGACTATTTACTGCCACTGGGAATATCATTCTATACCCTTCAAGCCCTTAGCTATACTGTAGATGTTTATAGAAATGATGTTCTAGCTGAGAAAAACATAGGAAAATATGCTCTGTTTGTATCATTCTTCCCTCAAGTAGTTGCAGGTCCTATTGAGAAGTCTAAAAACATGTTACATCAATTTGATGAGAAGCATAATTTTAATTATGATAGAGTTAAAAACGGTCTATTACTAATGTTATGGGGTGTCTTCATAAAAATAGTAGTATCAGATAGATTAGCAGTACTTGTTAATACTGTATACAATAACCCTAATCACTATAAAGGTTTTACAACTTTTACAGCTACATTGTTTTTCAGTTTTCAAATTTATTGTGATTTTATGTCGTATTCAGATATAGCAAGAGGAGCTGTGGAGGTCTTAGGCTTTAAGGTGACTAATAATTTTCACCAACCTTATTTGTCAAGATCAATAAAAGAATTTTGGAGCCGTTGGCACATATCACTCACTAGTTGGTTTAAAGACTATTTGTATTTTCCACTAGGCGGAAATAGACGTGGCAATTTTAGGGCTAATTATAATATTATGATTGTCTTCATAGTAAGTGGTTTATGGCATGGGGCTACCTTTAATTTTATTATTTGGGGTGGACTTCACGGACTTTATCAGATAGTTGCGAATTTTACTAAACCCTTGCGAAAAAAGATAGTAAAAACTTTTAAAATTAAAACAGACGTATTTAGTTTCAAATTTTTTCAAGTATTTATAACCTTTATGCTTGTGAATTTTGCTTGGATATTTTTTAAAGCTAGTTCATTATCAACTGCTATAACAATAATTAAAAATATTTTTTATTTTAATCCTTGGGTACTTATTAATGGTTCTATTTTTGAACTGGGATTAGATTCAAAAGATTTTTTTATTGCACTTGTTGGTATAATTTTAGTTCTAACAGTAGATATATTACGGAGAACAAAAGATTTACGAACTAGTTTAGCAAAACAAAACATAATGTTTAGATGGGCAATATATGTAGGTGCCGCTGTAGTCATTCTAATCTTTGGGTTGTATGGTCCTGGATATAGCATGCAGCAGTTTATCTATTCTCAATTCTAG